caatatgccaatgtctttatttacaaaaaatcaacaccctacattaaatgaCAAAGGCCCTATGAGCTCACAAATTATgggaaaaaataaggaaatggaacaaattgccatatttggagagctatatttccgccatttttctttataacccctttaaaatccataacttttgaagacaaaagttcatacaagaTAGATATGAAAAGtcaacattgtacatacatgtttaaaggcgctgaaacgtctgccgcaaggacaaataaaaataaaaatttcgatttttaatgtccaatatctccgccattttgaatcatatgaccttgaaattggtcattttatgtgcttgggagcatgttctttcatatgcgcctttcaaaacatttatatgataaagttcatttttgacctttgtttgacctcatttgaccctctagcgaactcttgatctagacataatctctgataacatgtagtAAGAAAAAAACGTTCAATATCGCGATCTACCTAAATAACGAAATGCACACGTTGaacagcgtacggttatgaagttatgaacgATTAAAGTTTGGTcgaaaaaagttgttttttacgtctgtgaccttgaccttgaccattattgtaaaaaatcgaacgtacatttcaagatcttatgtacgTTCATAACgcgtccaaagttgagcgtcgtaccttgtggaaataagaaaaaaaaagaaaaataataagaaaaaacataacaataacaatagggatttccatccgtaaatggaaatccctaattatgttgtatttgtttggtgttaattggacatatataaacatgattaaacaccgaatgttgttaaaatgatgagtaacGTTTATGctctggcccgataccaaacggtgtcggcgaGTTCCACGTTTTTATGAACGCCCTGgtcctacaccagacatctatgtATCTGTCaaaatgtctaagtctggtgtcaggtaTCTCGGGCTTCTTTCTCGTCTGATATTCATTtagtcatcatcattatcaaatatttcgAGCCTTGTAATTTCTTTCAATTCCCATCATGATATCTTTTCAAAAACATTCTTACATATCTAGAATTTGCATTGCAGTCGTACTTCTGTCTTAATTAGTTCTTTAAAACGTTTTCTGTATTGTTCGATGTTTGACTTGGAAATTTGAACTTGACATTGTAACTCTTTCTGGTCGTCGCTAACAATTGTGACGATTTGAAAGAGTTTGATTCAAAATTCGACAGTGGAAAAGAGAGCTATTCTTTTTcaagttttatattttctccatcgtattatttcaaaattagaaaaaatatcatctGTACGTGGCTGCTGTCTTACCTTCATTGCCTTATCAGCgacaaataatataataatataataaaattagaTAGCGTAGCTATGAGCAGGTGGTTCTAATGAAATTGAAACAAGTaatactagctgcaatattgtggCTCTAAAGACTTTTAGACAAAGAATGTTCCTTTCATTAGAAAAACACaataggccgggtacgtatactCGTGTACCAGCCTGCTGTTTCACTTTCCATTAATTGTAACCAAGAAAACAGTCATTTTCATGGTGTTCATTTTCTAACTAGAACATATATCTAGTACAGATCCATCAAGGTTCCCGACCCAGATATGGCCATTGTTCTGTATAGAAACTGATGTCGGAGACACAACACCATGGTGTACTACCCAGAGAGGACAACAGACTGGTGAGAGAAGCTgtacagattttgaccagtttTCGGCTATTAGTATATTTCCACTGAAGGTGAATTTCACATCATTGACACAAAACTTTTCCTCTTGGTTCCTGAAGTCTGCGTCCCCATATATTACTCTGCCATGACCGACATAGCGAAGGGTTAGTTCCAAATTCTCGTTAAGAAGTACAAGATGAGCGGAGAAGTCAGCCGTTTTATTAGTAACAGCTATATTGGTACCAGATATATTTGTACAGAGTCGTCGTGGGACAACAAATATGTTATGTCCATTTTTTGTGTTCTGTGCTCTGTTCAACTCGTTCCCTTTCAGATCATACTGTATCACAACTCGTTGGCTATTTGAGTTTACAGTCATTGTCTCCTCGTCACATAGTGAAAGGAGGATGTCTCCATTCGGCATATTAGATATGTGTAGCGGACATAATGGCTGTGTACTGAACAGAAACGTCTCCTTTCTACTTGGAATATGTATCATTCGAACAGAGCTGTCCAGATAGCACAGTAGTATATAGTCCCCGTACAACGAGAACCCGTCAATGGCCTGATTTATAGCAATTTGTTTGAGAACACGGCCTTTATTGTCAGTAAGTCTCAACACGTTTTCATTGAAACACCTTAACCAGCAGCGATTGGTACCGTAATTTCTTATCTCGTGTATCCCATGCGAGGAAATTATGAAAGATGCTTTTGATATCCGCTGTTTGTTAGACTTTGTTTGGCGGTGAATCGAAACTTTAACAGGATATTGAGACCCACGGCGGATGATTATGGTTTTAGGTTGACCTGTACATGTGTTTCCCATATTGCAGCTGCTAGCTGAATGTTTTCCCTTGCATTGGATTAGTCTGTAGATTGAACACAAAAACGGATCTTAATGTTAAATTCCTGATTACTGCCGTGTCGGCCTAACcgttgacaaaataaatgatgtaataCCTCGGTATGTTGAGCGACAGATTTTATCATCTGGTCTAGTGGTTGGAAGGGCGGTGTTTACATAGTTTGATAGGCAAAATGGCTGCGCCTGATAAGAAAAACGCGTGCGGAAAATCTTATGCTAACGGGGTACTAACGGACGATAAACTTCGTCGTGAAATACTTGATCCTCATTATAAAGGATTATCTTTTCATGAGATAAGTAAAAAAAACTGTTGTTACGAGAGGAGGTTGTCGATGAATCTGGAGTGAATTAATCGTACTTTAGACGGCATTGATAATTATTAAGTTAATTGATAAAGATACAAACAGAGATAAACTTACCGTGAGGCGGGCCTCACGGAAGCGATTACGTTGTTCTCTTAGTAACGTTTGTGACGTATATTCCCTGCCATGAATTAGGCTAGCGATGACGCGAACATTTAACTAGACTTTCCCGGTTGAAACACGGATAGCAGTTCATGAAAATCGCGTTACCGCATCTATTGCTTAAGCTATGGATTTCATTTCACAACAATTGCAGTTTTGTGAAGAAGCGTCTGTTGTAAGAACTGCAGGTAATAGATAGTATGGACTCACCCTGCATTTCTAAGAAACGGTAATACCCAATGAGTTCAGGATGGATCTATCACACGTGGGTCACACATAGGCCTTTCACACGATAGAAGCCACGCCCAGCAACCAATCAACTTGCGTCTAGCATTATATTGTAACCCAGTATGCAATAGGTATCAGAAAGGTTGCGCGGCGAGTACGCCATTTTCACCGTCAACGGATAGGCCGTCACGACATTAAAATGCATCATcaaaacaacatcatcatcaacaacatcaacaacatcatcattttcatcagCAACATCAACAACAATTACAAAAACAACGTAATCTGAAGTGCATCTGCTTCACATCTACAATCTACGGGAAAAAACCAATGGAAATTTGGTCAATGCCTTATAAACCTTTAATAGTAAtatcttttaaaacatttagcGTAATGAAGTTTATCACGTACCCTTTTcggtaaaaaaaatgtttttgttttttaaatctcATTTGTGTAGTGTGTTGTTTTACTAAAATGACAAAGGAACAATTTTGCTTTGCTAAAAGAGCGGTTCTTGCAAAGAGTTCATAACAGAACATATAAGCcaaaatgaatgaaatccaTTGACAGCTTAGACcgagaaaattaaaagaaaaaagtgCAATTTTTAAATCAAGAAGATAACTTTAAATTTTAGCGGGTTTTGATTTTCGCGAATTGGATTTCaaggtacattgtatttatgatTCAATAATTTCTCATTATGTCGCGAATCGATTTTTGCGAACACAGCAATGTCCTTTAGCCTTAAGGCGACCTTTAGACTTTTGACTATCGACCTTTGAGTTTTGACTTTTATAACATTTGAGACAAATAATTCGATAAGAGAAGCCATTTTCCATTTTTGATTCAACGAAGTACGGTGCGAGTTACAGAACAGCATGCCAATGGCTGCAATTTGATTATCTAGATAGCATAGCTTCATGTTGAGAATTGTAGGAAAATTAGTTTTCAAAAAGAGATACTTCATTGagcttatttgaataataaaaataaaaaatgaatagaaaatatcataaatgaTGTATTTAGTACATATATCAGTGACAAAAATATGCATTGGtataaattaaagatgctcaaccgctgacgaatggtattttccCCCTATCTAAATCAAGAGCAGACGGATTAatctttttcttcagttgcaaatgttacttactttacaccattaccaccattgaaatgtttgtgcttcttattttatttcaaagtaaagatattaaaattattatgaGAATCCCGAAAATAATTCCAATGCACTATGCTCTATAtgaaattaagtactgattgcgcttacacaaaaagcaaaatgaattattttataagtatTTCTGTGTTAGTTAGACACAAATAAACACGATTAAAATTcggttattgtttaaatgatgggtatcatatatgttctgtcggcggtggagcatctttaagtgatcTTGTTTGCAATATGATCAAGATGTCAACTGGTATTTGCTATGATGGACGAGCGTAACATGTTAATCTATTTCAGTATGATTGTAGTTAAATGTTTTAACCAAATTACACTCGTGTCATGAAATAGTACATGAAATGAACTCTCACTTAAGATCTTTATATTACTATCTTCTATTGTATCATATATCACTTATCAGTATTTTAAATAGTTAACAAATCAGTGTGTCATTCATAACGCTCTCATGTAATTTCACCTATTGGTCTATACCCTAACATTGCTATATGACCACATTACTGTGTCCAATGATGTAAATGTAAGTTTTACGTTTACGGTCTACTTGCGAACTGTTTTGGTGTATTTATACACTTCGTCATGATGTGGTGAGTCGAAATAAACTCCATTAACTATCGGTATACAGTTCATTGTCGGGAAAGTTCATTTGGGTGACTTCAACTATGAAAAAGTAGAGAGAGCCATGTGTACAAAAACTTGCCCAACATCACATCGGTCGAACTGCTCTGTATGGATTCAGTAAATAGCGATCGCCGAAGCGAGAAATCGTATTTGACAAAGTAGCACAAATCAAGGTCATAATTGTAACACATTGTTA
The DNA window shown above is from Argopecten irradians isolate NY chromosome 8, Ai_NY, whole genome shotgun sequence and carries:
- the LOC138329846 gene encoding uncharacterized protein yields the protein MGNTCTGQPKTIIIRRGSQYPVKVSIHRQTKSNKQRISKASFIISSHGIHEIRNYGTNRCWLRCFNENVLRLTDNKGRVLKQIAINQAIDGFSLYGDYILLCYLDSSVRMIHIPSRKETFLFSTQPLCPLHISNMPNGDILLSLCDEETMTVNSNSQRVVIQYDLKGNELNRAQNTKNGHNIFVVPRRLCTNISGTNIAVTNKTADFSAHLVLLNENLELTLRYVGHGRVIYGDADFRNQEEKFCVNDVKFTFSGNILIAENWSKSVQLLSPVCCPLWVVHHGVVSPTSVSIQNNGHIWVGNLDGSVLDICSS